From one Musa acuminata AAA Group cultivar baxijiao chromosome BXJ2-6, Cavendish_Baxijiao_AAA, whole genome shotgun sequence genomic stretch:
- the LOC135613645 gene encoding senescence-specific cysteine protease SAG39-like: protein MTSANRLCFLFAFIVLGFRASGVACRRTAADMAMSLRHERWMAQHGRVYRDAAEKDRRFQIFKRNVEYVNTVNDAHRKYKLRINRFADLTNDEFKTSYGGFKPTPTKVAPTFRYENETIVPPTVDWRSRGAVTPVKNQGECGCCWAFSAVAAAEGIIKLKTGKLIPLSVQELIDCSVYGEDRGCNGGAVEDAFEFIISNGGLTTDANYPYTGSDGTCDAVKSSSKEATISGYESVPGIGEPSLLKAVARQPVSVAIDAGGPEFQFYSSGVFTGKCGTNLDHGVTVVGYGTTADGTQYWLVKNSWGASWGESGYMRIQRGAARAPEGLCGIAMYASYPSV, encoded by the exons ATGACATCGGCAAATCGCCTGTGTTTCTTGTTTGCTTTCATTGTGTTAGGTTTCAGGGCGTCCGGTGTCGCTTGCCGCCGCACCGCTGCAGACATGGCCATGTCCCTCAGGCACGAGCGGTGGATGGCGCAGCACGGGCGCGTGTACAGGGACGCAGCGGAGAAGGACCGACGGTTCCAGATCTTCAAACGCAACGTCGAGTACGTAAACACCGTCAACGACGCCCACCGCAAGTACAAGCTCCGCATCAACCGGTTTGCTGACCTAACGAACGATGAGTTCAAGACTTCGTACGGTGGATTCAAGCCGACGCCTACGAAGGTGGCTCCAACCTTCAGATACGAGAACGAGACGATCGTGCCTCCCACCGTGGACTGGAGGAGTAGGGGAGCAGTGACGCCTGTCAAGAATCAAGGAGAATGCG GATGCTGTTGGGCCTTCTCAGCTGTAGCCGCAGCAGAAGGCATCATCAAGCTCAAAACCGGAAAGCTGATACCTTTGTCGGTACAAGAACTCATAGACTGCAGCGTCTACGGCGAGGACCGAGGATGCAATGGGGGCGCAGTCGAGGATGCCTTCGAGTTCATCATCAGCAACGGCGGGTTGACGACCGACGCAAACTACCCTTACACAGGATCCGACGGCACCTGCGACGCCGTCAAGTCATCCTCCAAAGAAGCCACCATAAGCGGGTATGAGAGCGTGCCGGGGATCGGTGAGCCGTCGCTGCTGAAGGCAGTAGCCCGCCAGCCCGTCTCAGTCGCCATCGACGCCGGCGGACCGGAGTTCCAGTTCTACTCGAGTGGCGTGTTCACGGGCAAGTGCGGCACCAACCTGGATCATGGAGTGACCGTCGTCGGCTACGGTACGACGGCCGATGGAACTCAGTACTGGCTCGTGAAGAACTCATGGGGTGCGTCGTGGGGCGAGAGTGGGTACATGAGGATCCAGAGAGGTGCTGCTCGTGCACCGGAAGGGCTCTGCGGCATTGCTATGTACGCTTCTTATCCATCCGTGTGA